The DNA sequence ACCACATATTTGTGAAACAGCCCGAGATCATTGCCAAGTACAATCGAAATATGGGAGGAGTGGACAAGATGGACTTTCTGCTGAGCCTGTACCGCACCAAGATCAGGTCGAAAAAGTGGACCCTCAGGGCGATATTTCATTTTGTGGACTTGGCCGTCTGTAATGCTTGGATAGAGTATTTACATGGCAACGCACACACACGGCGGTCAAAGCTCCTTGATCTCCTCCACTTCCGCCTGCAAACTGCGGAGGCCCTCATCAGCAGTGTGCCTAATACAAAGAAGCGTGGGAGGCCGTCCTACGATGACATTCCGACAGGTGTTCCTCACCAGAGGAACGCCCGCATTCGACGAGCTTGCTCGGATGCACGCTATGACGGCGTGAACCATTGGCCAGAAGCCCGAGACCAAACCCTTCCCTCTAGATGCAAGTATGAAGGTTGTAAAGGGCGATCAAGAGTTTTTTGCAAGAAATGTGAAGTCCCACTTTATATGACGAAGGACCGTAACTGTTACTACAAATTTCACACTTGAAATATTGTTCCTGATTCTTGACCTTTATGACGctatgtacacaattgtgtacacgaCTGTAAAAAATAAATTGCTCTTGTATTTTCGTCAGTAGCCTTCCAATTCATCTTATTTGGTCAAATATATATagtagaaacagaaaaaaaaattttgtaggAAATAGCGAGCGGCGTCTGAAAGGGCTAACACGCAAATGATGATTTTTGCATTAATACATTACTTCCATACCCACTTTTCTTAGTGCCGCCTGCCGAAGTTTCCCTCTGGAGCTGGCATCATGACGATGTCGACGCCTCCGGATGGGTCATGGTCGCCCCCTCGGCAACTGGAGCTACATCTTCGGCTAGTGCTTCGACATCCGTTCTTGAGCCTAAGACGGGTAGCTCGCACCTCTCCCAAGGAGCATCTCGGCCACCAAATGCAGATCCGGATTCGGCTGCCAATTTCCACGCTCCGCGCAGTTTCGAGTGCGAGGCAACCGGAAGTCGTCCACCAGCAAACATCTCGTGGTTCTTGGACGGAATGCCGTTGGACGTGCGCTTGAGTCACACGCGTACCGGAGGCAACGTAACGGCAAGCGTGCTTCTCCTGCCAGCTCGAGTTCACGCGGGAAAGCTTCTTGAGTGCCGGGCCAGCAACGACAATTTGGGGGACCATCGAGGAGTGCTCAGTCGCTATTTGCCTCTGAATGTGTCAAGTAAGTGAAAAGTGGCAGCGTTTTAAGGGTGACATCACGTATTTGTCATTCGCGATACGTTTGTAATACTACAAAACCATACGTCATGAGCAAAACGCTTTTAAAACCTGGTTAAAGACTGTCTTTACACCTTTTCTtcttggaaggggggggggggcaataagAAGAGGGAGGAGAGAGGGAAGACTGTGCCTATAGGTACATTGTGAGTGTTTATATGTATCGAGCTGAAGCCCTTACCCACATAACAATAAATGCAGTTAAATGCGAATTTATATGGTGAGTGTTTACATGTATCGAGCCGAAGCCCTTACCCGCATAACAATAAATGCAGTTAAATGcgaattaaaattaattaaacAGAGGCGCACCAGTCAGTATCCAGAATCGGTGATCTGTATGGGGTTACCGGTAAGTAACTCGCTGTCTGTTTTAAATCGTCAGCGAGTTACTCACTAGTTACAATAAGCTGCTATTTACAAATTTGGTCGACCCTCAAATAATAACATTAACTGTAAATGTAACATGTTTCTTTCAAGCACCGCACTGTGCGGAAACATTCAGCTGTCGTAGCGAGCTTTATCCCATGTCTTTGTAATGTTGGACGAAAAAAGCAAGGAAAGAGTGTTACAGGACCTCTAACCACGTGATCACAAAGTCGCTCGAATGCTCAGTCAGTGCCGATTTATGTTCCACATTCGTGTTGAATATATAAGAGACCAGCAAGCGCTGAAGGAACCTGATGACTATTGCTTCAATGTAAAGACTGAATCACGCCGCCATTGTCCACCCTATCCCGTCACTGTCACGTTTGCGTTGCGAgcgagcgttcttttttttttcgttgctttctCTTCAAGAACGCTCTAAGGTCGCCGGCATACCAATTGTTTAGGAGAAAGCGGCGAGGACGCATTCACCCATGGCACAAAGCGGTGTAGCGCTAGTAATGGGACGGGGTGGATAACGGCTGAGGGAATGAGGCCTAACTGCGCCACACGACACTAATATAAGCTGGATGAGCAGAGGTAACGTGCCTCTGACAGGCTAGCCAACGCTTCGGCAGGTGGACCTATCTAGGTCTACCTATCGGAACGTTGAACACTTTCGCATAGGCGGCTTACCACCGTTCATCCCTTTTTTATCCCGCAGTATGTTTTCATTGGTTAGACGCCTTCCTGACTGCGGATGaaacttttattttcctttcctttGCGTAGGCAAGCCAGAAGTGAGCATCAAGCTGGGTACCGGTCTCAACGCCAGCCGCATCACGGAGGGAGTGGACGTGTACATGGAGTGCTCCGTCCTCGTCACCACAAGAATCACAGACGTTAAATGGAGCCGCGACGGCCAAGAGCTCGACGCGGACCTGATTGAGGGCATTGTGATGACTTCTCGCTACTTGGTGATCCGAGGGGTGACTCCCGGCCACGCCGGAAGCTACACGTGTCGAGTAACTAACACCCACGGCGACACCGTCGAGAGCACGCCGCTTCTCATCCGCGTCAGATGTAAGCAGCCGGTTACCCACTGCGGTGCTTCAATAACTATggcgttcggctgctgagcatgaggtcgtgggttcgagtgccggacGCGGTGGCCACACTCTGGTGAGAGGGAAGTGCACAAATGCTGATGCGCTTAGATTTATGTTCTTGTTGAAGAATCCCTGATTTCTAAACTTAATCCGGAACCCTCCACCAGGATGCGTTTTACGGAACCAGTGCTACTCTGGGCGCGATAaacgcaatcaatcaatcaatcaatcaatcaatcaatcaatcaatcaatcaatcaatcaatcaatcaatcaatcaatcaatcaatcaatcaatcaatcaatcaagtagCACGTTTGTGAATGTCTTTAGTGGGCCGAGTGCTGAGCAGACTAGACAGCACAGAATGAATGAAGTCGCCACGTTGCTTAGACACCAGGCTGAAAGGGAGTCATTATGACTATTTTAGCGGGCCTAATAGTTCCTCCACTACCTAACTACATAGTGGAACGCTATCGAACTCCTTAATGGAAAACGTTTGTTCACGTGTGGAGCACACTGAGTAAACATACTCCTTTTTCGGGTAACAGAACTCTTGGAAATGAAGCTGAATACGAGGACAATAGTTTTccagggggaaaattattcttggtACCCCATTGATTTTACGTGTGAGTAGTTCACAAATATCTATCTAACAATTAGGGGTCTGGTCGAATCACATTACTGTGTTTATTCGCCGACTGATAGGGCCAATATCTTCTGCTGCAGCAATGCACTAGCTTTATTTGCGCCCCACATTTCATCATTTTGTAGATCTAAACTGAAACTGCTTCACTTGTCAGCTTATACGTTAGCCTAGAAGGTTTTGCAGGACCACTCTTACATTGAAGAAGGCCGCACAAGCGCAACTAAAACAGCTATGCTGAGTGCACGAATGCGCATCGCCTTTCACAGACGTGGTGTTTTATGAACCTACCGGTCCCACCATAACTACTTCATGGAATATGGTCCGATAGCGATAAACGCACATGCGCATCCTGTTAAAGTTCTCTACCGCCGCCTTGCTCCTGTATCCACAAAATTGATATCCTTACCCAATTTTTAGGTGCTCTAAGTTGTAAATTAATTCAATCTCACACTGCCATGAGATCACTTCCTGCTTAGCTCAGATAGTGTAGCGATCGCTCCAGAGAAACACTGGTCCCGAGTTaaatccacccccccccctctccacgctggatgaatttttcttcaacttcgaaGCATTCTTTCTGTGACACGCGCATGTACGGGTTGCCTTTTCAAAGCTTTATGCGACACTAACGCGTCGCTGACAATGATGTTCTTGTTTCATTAAGAAGACTGTATTTGAGGCTACTTGGTCATATAACGATACGATTGAAACGTTTTCTCATTTTTGAGGTGCCCATAATGTTAGAAACCAAACTGCTAACTAAACAAGGTTTAGTTATCAGTTTAAAACACCTGGTATCTATATTACACGTCAAAAGTGTTCGGTTATTTCACTTGATACAATGGACGTGATTTTCCATATTCGAACCGCACGCCGCtaatgtgaaaagaatatcaTGTGGAGAGAATGTGCTGTTCTGCTCTAGCCACCTGGTGTTGTCACTTTCATGCAGACCCTCCCAGGTGCGGTTCTGAGGAAGATAGCATCGTGCGTGTTGAGAGAGACGCTGCCGTCAACGTGACCTGCGACGTGCGAGCCGATCCTAGCGTAGGCCTGCGCTATTTCTGGCTCGCGGAAAGCGCTATGGAAGCCACGGAAACCACGCTGAAAAGCCGGCCCATTCGGCCCAAGCAAGCGGATTGGCCGCTCGTGACGGCGTCGAATCGCCTGGAGATCGTCGCCAACGCTTCGCTCTTCAATGCGGCTCTCGCATGCTGGGCAGAGAACGCCGTGGGAACCCAGAGGAAGCGCTGCCGATTCAAGTTCGTATACAAGGGTGCGTACGTAATTAGTCGTTCGAGACCCTTATCCTGAGAGTGAAATGATTTCAATGGGGTAGAATTTGGAGTGTTAAAGTGGCAAGAAGTGTATGTGAGTGGAGtgtgggggagagagagagagaagggaaggagaggcagggaggttagccagactgagtccagtttgctaccctacatgtggggaggggactggggaaagagagagagagagagaaatcatgAGTCTACACCGCACTTTCACATGAACTAAATCAGGTGTAggatgtctacagtcgggcactcaagccTCTTGCCTTTAGGTAAGGAAGAAACGCTCGAACTGCTATGTGGactgtgggaagccggtcacttGCTAAAGGTGCAGAAGGGATGGGTGAGATTAGAAAAACGTGTGTGcgcgtatgcgtgtgcgtgtgcgtgcgtgtgtgcctgcgtgcgtggATCAACTGACGATGCGCTGCTCCGGACCTGTCACTTGCACCTCGCTCATTGAACCATGGACACGGAAGGTCAaaaaggtgcgacgtaatgctaatgcatttctctTGCATTTACCAGTAAATCGCCACTAGTTTTTACCAGCCCTCCTTATTCTTCGAGCTACTGCAGATTGAAACGGCTTTCCCGTGATTTTTTGTAGTAAGATCTAACCCTTGAACCATTCCGCGTGTTTCCGAGAATTTCGACAATAAATCAAATATGACGAATGACGCTGCTGTATACACTTTGTATAGCAAATGTGTTGTTACTAGCCACAAAAAATTTCAGGGTCCTATTCTGAATCGCTTCCTTCTCGCCTTTCGTCAGTGGTCTGAGCGGCGCTCCATCGGCGTTGTCAACAGGAATGACCGGTCGTGGACGGCGAATGTTAAAAAGAATTATAAATGAATGAACAAAACTTTTATCGAACAGAGGTCCCGGATAATGAGACCTCCTCCTTTGGGTGTGCGTCCACATGCCCAAAAGGAACTCGCTAACTATATTCTCGGTAAACATTAGAGTTCCAGCTGTTTCACGAAGTCTTTGATCATTGATATCACTTATCAAACTTATGTCTTTGCTAAGCAATGGAATTTGTAGTGATACCTAGAAACAGCGTCCCTCTCTCGTGTGCGCAGGAGGGGACTCACCCAACCTGACTTGCACAGTCGGCAATTACACGGACAGTTCGTTCTCGCTGACCTGTTTCACACCTCTTGTCGACGGCACGACTATGACGACGTCAACGAGACTGAGACAGCAACGGCGACTCCGAGTACAGGTGCTTGACACTAGGAGGGGCAACCGGTCTGAACGGAGCTTCTGGAGCACGGACCTGGGCCCGATACTCGTCAACCGACTCCGCTCTTCCACCGAATACTTGGTCGTGGTTCGAATGCCTCCGGATGCGAGCTTCCGGACCTGGGTGCGCACTCTGGGCCCAGCTCAGACCCTGATTAGTCAAGGAGGTGAGACTGCGCTAACACGTGATGCTTCAATTCACGCTCTTTTTTGTCCTGAAGGTTTCGTACAACGTGTAAAAGAATACACTGAAGTACATCGTCGGCTCCGGTTCGAACCTGACAGGACTGTGTGACTGAGCGCTTGTATTCTTTTGCATGGGCAAACTTTTCTTAAGATAGTTTGTAAAGAATTTTGATTGTCTTACGCATAAAACGTAAAACTCCGACCTGTGACTACGCCACCAAATCTATGTCGTTTCTCTCTCGAAAGCGTTCGAAAGCGAAAGCTAGAGTGTGTCGGTTTCCGTCAACAGATGGCGTCACAGCAGTTAGCGTCAATCATGTACAATCATGTAGGGCCATCTGTTAGATGGAAGTCGACACACTTTTTTGCGTCCATCACCGGTGAGATCGAGTGGCGACAGCATGCGCCATCCCTGTAGGTCtagcagtgtaaaaaaaaaatacaaacaagtgTGCCGTATGGTGGCTTTGCCCCAACATGCGTCTAACTACAGCGGTGCCCCCTTATCAGGGATGCAGTGCAACCTGGTAAATTCACGGCAATATTGACGGTAATTGCAGCCGTACCGTTGATTTTACCTACACTATGACTAATTCTTGCTTCTTGTGAGAACATCTGAAGCCACATTTAGTAATTATTGCCATGTGCAAGCACTGCTTAGTCCAATCGAGCTCGCTCCATTCACCCATAAGTATGTCACATCGAGGCTTTGTCTCATcaagtctcccactacggcggtGCACTCTTTACAGGGGTAAAGCGCAGTGTGGTTGATTTTTTATATATTGGTGCTAATTGCGCCTTTAGTGTTATGTTTACATCCTCTGCGAGTAATTGTCACTTTGTGTCTTGTTGAGACCTGAACTTCCTTTTTTGTACCTCTTGCGACGCGCGACGACGTTTTAGAGGCGCGAAAACGTTACAAGATACCCAGAACCCAGACATGCCAACCCATGTGAGTCAGCTGCGACCCTGCCTtcaaaacaagaaaatataataTCAGGTTATGTAAAGATAAGACAAAGGTGAATGGCGTTGATGTAAACGAGCTATGGGCTACGGATGAGGCCAATGTCTTGAAAGAATATCAAAAGGAATACTAAGGTTGCCTTAAAAGCACAGGACCTAGCATTTGTTAAAAAGTAGTGGTTCTTAGAAAGCATAACTCATTCTACTGAAATACCAAGTTGActgtttattttttaaatctGGAAA is a window from the Dermacentor albipictus isolate Rhodes 1998 colony chromosome 6, USDA_Dalb.pri_finalv2, whole genome shotgun sequence genome containing:
- the LOC135908292 gene encoding basement membrane-specific heparan sulfate proteoglycan core protein-like, translated to MASKEPVSVTWFHVADVRLNLSSGLPQSMDSHREPKKVYSLVAPEPPPTKVLGVTVGLVDGAHWKQQPWIGRAFFSMLSDPPALLLNQLDRSDTGSYVCNVSYNGDNVTDVGMTITEAVVDLFIAVPQQPPVIKDSQGNQLRAIAGPYAEGDTMMLTCAVPAAGHKLTLAWRRNSQPLGSSTATVATPSGGWENHLELGPLFREDLLVNVTCVATSDVTLPAESSVLIDMFLPPAEVSLWSWHHDDVDASGWVMVAPSATGATSSASASTSVLEPKTGSSHLSQGASRPPNADPDSAANFHAPRSFECEATGSRPPANISWFLDGMPLDVRLSHTRTGGNVTASVLLLPARVHAGKLLECRASNDNLGDHRGVLSRYLPLNVSSKPEVSIKLGTGLNASRITEGVDVYMECSVLVTTRITDVKWSRDGQELDADLIEGIVMTSRYLVIRGVTPGHAGSYTCRVTNTHGDTVESTPLLIRVRYPPRCGSEEDSIVRVERDAAVNVTCDVRADPSVGLRYFWLAESAMEATETTLKSRPIRPKQADWPLVTASNRLEIVANASLFNAALACWAENAVGTQRKRCRFKFVYKGGDSPNLTCTVGNYTDSSFSLTCFTPLVDGTTMTTSTRLRQQRRLRVQVLDTRRGNRSERSFWSTDLGPILVNRLRSSTEYLVVVRMPPDASFRTWVRTLGPAQTLISQGDIKSNSHDVRWTLVLSVVVLACSLAVTLMAVIGIYCTHTRRRQRRKRRKPPDKNFKKDTSLNGCEDVDSVHIGDHKAYLATTDSC